In the Salinirubrum litoreum genome, one interval contains:
- a CDS encoding L-aspartate oxidase, which yields MDEIDRRDGGTSRGADYETVDLGVLVIGAGAAGARTAIELVDRGVDAAEMLVVGKRSHGDAHTTWARGGVNGALGTHDPEDDWTIHAADTLKEGHFLNDPAKVEAVTRRMPDLLQELDDWGMAYSRTPDGEIDQRYFGAQSFRRTAFAGDHTGESMLDTLVAQAQARSIPYRENVFVTRLVTDTGEDGDRVLGAVGVDLDTGEFVVFDADVVVLAAGGYTSLYERHSSRDDENTGDGPALAYQAGARILDTEFVQFHPTGMVGARYGEEWDGRLVTEAVRGEGGRLYNSDGERFMERYSPDQMELDARDVVARAIAREIAEGRGTEHGGVYLDISHREREFIRERLPRMYERFADLGVDMAEEPVEVAPTAHYGMGGVRVDDDGQTDVDGLYAIGETMGGVHGANRLGGNSLAETLAFGQLTGEAIAERLAGAADRDRPADARDARVLRDRAERHLTDLGRLADGDGTYDPETLFDDLRALLWEHAGILRDEQSLTAGLDRLAVLRERASDLAVGGPTSRSFEFALNLGFALDVAETILRGALRRTESRGAHARTDYPEQDSDLRRNIVVRRDSVGGMQLDTLRIGEPSEAVQDALDAGYELDYHQLE from the coding sequence ATGGACGAAATCGACCGACGAGACGGCGGTACGTCGCGCGGTGCGGACTACGAGACGGTCGACCTCGGCGTGCTGGTGATCGGTGCCGGGGCGGCCGGCGCGCGGACGGCCATCGAACTCGTCGACCGGGGCGTCGACGCCGCCGAGATGCTCGTCGTCGGCAAGCGGAGCCACGGCGACGCCCACACGACCTGGGCTCGCGGCGGTGTCAACGGCGCACTCGGCACACACGACCCCGAGGACGACTGGACGATCCACGCGGCGGACACCCTGAAGGAGGGCCACTTCCTCAACGATCCGGCGAAGGTCGAGGCGGTGACGCGCCGGATGCCCGACCTGCTCCAGGAACTCGACGACTGGGGGATGGCCTACTCCCGGACACCCGACGGCGAGATCGACCAGCGCTACTTCGGCGCGCAGTCGTTCCGCCGGACCGCCTTCGCGGGTGACCACACCGGCGAGTCGATGCTGGACACCCTCGTCGCCCAGGCGCAGGCCCGCTCCATCCCGTACCGCGAGAACGTCTTCGTCACCCGTCTCGTCACCGACACCGGTGAGGACGGCGACCGCGTCCTCGGGGCCGTCGGCGTCGACCTCGACACCGGCGAGTTCGTCGTCTTCGACGCCGACGTGGTCGTCCTCGCGGCCGGCGGCTACACCAGCCTCTACGAGCGCCACTCCTCGCGGGACGACGAGAACACCGGCGACGGGCCCGCGCTGGCGTACCAGGCCGGTGCCCGAATCCTCGACACCGAGTTCGTCCAGTTCCACCCGACCGGGATGGTCGGCGCACGCTACGGCGAGGAGTGGGACGGCCGCCTCGTCACCGAGGCGGTGCGCGGCGAGGGCGGCCGCCTCTACAACAGCGACGGCGAGCGCTTCATGGAGCGCTACTCGCCAGACCAGATGGAACTCGACGCCCGTGACGTGGTGGCCCGCGCCATCGCCCGGGAGATTGCCGAGGGGCGCGGCACCGAACACGGCGGCGTCTACCTCGACATCTCCCACCGCGAGCGCGAGTTCATTCGAGAGCGGCTCCCCCGGATGTACGAGCGGTTCGCGGACCTCGGGGTCGACATGGCCGAGGAACCGGTCGAGGTCGCCCCGACGGCCCACTACGGGATGGGCGGCGTCCGCGTGGACGACGACGGCCAGACCGACGTGGACGGCCTCTACGCCATCGGCGAGACGATGGGCGGCGTCCACGGCGCGAACCGGCTCGGCGGCAACTCGCTGGCCGAGACGCTCGCGTTCGGCCAACTCACCGGCGAGGCCATCGCCGAGCGACTCGCCGGAGCGGCGGACCGAGACCGTCCCGCCGACGCCCGTGACGCACGGGTCCTCCGGGACCGCGCCGAGCGACACCTGACCGACCTCGGACGACTCGCCGACGGTGACGGGACGTACGACCCGGAGACGCTGTTCGACGACCTGCGCGCACTGCTGTGGGAGCACGCCGGTATCCTCCGCGACGAGCAGTCACTCACCGCCGGCCTCGATCGACTCGCGGTCCTGCGGGAGCGGGCCAGCGACCTCGCGGTCGGCGGGCCGACGAGTCGGTCGTTCGAGTTCGCGCTGAACCTCGGGTTCGCGCTGGACGTGGCCGAAACCATCCTCCGTGGCGCGCTCCGACGCACCGAGTCGCGCGGCGCACACGCCCGAACCGACTACCCGGAGCAGGACTCCGACCTCCGGCGGAACATCGTCGTACGACGGGACAGCGTCGGGGGGATGCAACTCGACACGCTCCGGATCGGGGAGCCGAGCGAGGCGGTCCAGGACGCGCTGGACGCCGGCTACGAACTCGACTACCATCAACTGGAGTGA
- a CDS encoding FAD-dependent oxidoreductase, translated as MTEPFVVVGGDAGGLSAASKFVRESAGDSDDHVPATEREVIVFERGQWVSYAHCGTPYFVKGEIDHLSDLLSLSPDDVESRGIDLRRGHEVVGIDTDAETVTVAGPSGDRHTQSYGDLLLATGARAITDPIPGTDADAAFTIHGLDSAAGLRALLTPVDDFSVADLGGGDALDSEEAARYGAMDPPETVAVVGGGYVGIEMCEALAAWDVDVHLFQRADHVLPAFGEAVAEVVEEHLREQGITLHLGEAVDHLEQDETGRVSRLVCTGGTELAVGAAVVGVGVRPNVELAEGTDIELGESGAIATDEFGRTSVAGVYAVGDCAEMHHVVTGDPAWVPLGLTANRAGRAVGQTVAGDRTEVGGIAGTAVLKAFEQECGRSGITDLAEAREAGFDPVAKTITAGSRSGYYPGSEETTVRLVADRETGRLLGGSIVGRDRAAIRIDTVATALEAGMTVGEVERLDLAYAPPFSPVWDPVLVCAKVLAGALSE; from the coding sequence ATGACCGAACCGTTCGTCGTCGTCGGCGGTGACGCCGGGGGGCTGAGTGCCGCGAGCAAGTTCGTCCGCGAGTCCGCCGGCGACTCCGACGACCACGTGCCAGCCACCGAGCGCGAGGTGATCGTCTTCGAACGCGGCCAGTGGGTCTCCTACGCCCACTGCGGGACGCCGTACTTCGTGAAAGGCGAGATCGACCACCTGAGCGACCTGCTCTCGCTCTCGCCCGACGACGTCGAGTCGCGCGGGATCGACCTCCGGCGCGGTCACGAGGTCGTGGGGATCGACACCGACGCCGAGACTGTCACCGTCGCCGGACCGTCCGGTGATCGTCACACCCAGTCCTACGGCGATCTCCTGCTCGCGACCGGCGCGCGGGCGATCACCGACCCGATCCCCGGCACCGACGCGGACGCCGCCTTCACGATCCACGGACTCGACTCGGCGGCCGGACTCCGTGCCCTGCTGACCCCGGTAGACGACTTCTCGGTCGCGGATCTCGGCGGCGGTGACGCTCTCGACAGCGAGGAGGCGGCGCGATACGGCGCGATGGACCCGCCCGAGACGGTCGCGGTCGTCGGCGGCGGCTACGTCGGTATCGAGATGTGCGAGGCACTGGCGGCGTGGGACGTGGACGTGCATCTGTTCCAGCGAGCCGACCACGTGCTGCCAGCCTTCGGCGAGGCGGTCGCCGAGGTCGTCGAGGAACACCTCCGCGAGCAGGGGATCACGCTCCACCTCGGCGAGGCGGTCGACCACCTCGAACAAGACGAGACCGGGCGCGTCTCGAGACTGGTCTGCACCGGCGGGACCGAACTCGCAGTCGGGGCCGCGGTGGTCGGCGTCGGTGTCCGACCGAACGTCGAACTCGCCGAGGGGACCGACATCGAACTGGGCGAGTCGGGAGCCATCGCCACAGACGAGTTCGGCCGCACGTCGGTCGCGGGGGTCTACGCGGTCGGCGACTGTGCTGAGATGCACCACGTGGTCACCGGCGATCCGGCGTGGGTGCCGCTCGGGTTGACCGCGAACCGCGCGGGACGCGCAGTCGGGCAGACGGTCGCCGGCGACCGGACCGAAGTCGGCGGCATCGCGGGCACGGCGGTCCTGAAGGCCTTCGAGCAGGAGTGCGGTCGGTCGGGGATCACCGACCTGGCGGAGGCCCGTGAGGCCGGCTTCGATCCGGTGGCGAAGACGATCACGGCCGGGTCGCGGTCGGGCTACTACCCCGGGAGCGAGGAGACCACGGTCCGCCTCGTCGCTGACCGTGAGACCGGGCGACTGCTCGGCGGGAGCATCGTCGGACGCGACCGCGCCGCCATCCGGATCGACACGGTCGCCACCGCGCTGGAAGCCGGCATGACGGTCGGCGAGGTCGAGCGACTCGACCTGGCCTACGCCCCGCCGTTCAGCCCGGTCTGGGACCCGGTGTTGGTCTGTGCGAAGGTCTTGGCTGGCGCTCTCTCGGAGTGA